The Proteus vulgaris genome has a segment encoding these proteins:
- the hyfB gene encoding hydrogenase 4 subunit B, giving the protein MEPLQLLLWSVILYVVGGVIALFLKKQEGLAILISGISTIIGGVLGVLSALPVILGGEIATFTAAGPFEFAAFVVRMDMLGAFMVFVISLLVSVCALYSLAYVQEYKGRGAWSMGFFMNLFIASMVGLVVMDNAFYFIILFEMMSLASWFLVIADQDDESIHAGLLYFFIAHAGSVLIMIAFFLMWRESGSLDFDSFRQLSLSPAMASVVFLLGFFGFGAKAGMLPLHSWLPKAHPAAPSHASALMSGVMVKIGIFGIIKVGIDLLGATEMWWGIVVLGFGAVSSVLGVMYALAEHDLKRLLAWHTVENIGIILMGVGVGMVGMATDHPVIAALGLLGALYHLLNHAVFKGLLFLGAGAIINQIHTRDMDKMGGLAKLMPYTATAFLIGCMAISALPPLNGFVSEWYTYQSLFSMSYEGNFVMRLSGPIAIIMLAITGALAAMCFVKVYGVSFCGGPRSEQATKAKEVPLPMTIAMGLLALFCVVLGVGAAFVAPIIANIAMSLSETSALTVTQGAMLVPDTASQAMFSPALTFVLLIALPLIPFLIYLGLKGNQPAFRRKGDPWACGYVWEKDMAVSAGGFTQALRSMFAPLYRMRKQLDPSPLLSRGFNKTQLGAEKVEPFWDERIIYPLVRGIQRFAKRIQCLQGGDFRLYCLYVVAALVILLLVIAA; this is encoded by the coding sequence ATGGAACCTCTTCAGTTACTGCTGTGGTCAGTCATCCTGTATGTTGTTGGTGGCGTTATTGCACTGTTTTTAAAGAAACAGGAAGGGTTGGCAATCCTTATTTCAGGGATCAGCACAATCATCGGCGGTGTTTTAGGTGTTTTAAGTGCATTACCGGTTATTTTGGGTGGTGAGATCGCCACTTTTACCGCGGCAGGCCCATTTGAATTTGCAGCCTTCGTAGTACGTATGGATATGTTAGGCGCCTTTATGGTGTTCGTTATTTCATTATTAGTCAGTGTATGTGCACTTTATTCTCTTGCTTATGTGCAAGAATATAAAGGACGTGGCGCTTGGAGCATGGGATTCTTTATGAATCTGTTTATTGCTTCTATGGTTGGCTTAGTGGTGATGGATAATGCGTTCTACTTTATTATCCTATTCGAAATGATGTCGCTGGCTTCTTGGTTCTTAGTGATTGCTGATCAAGATGACGAATCTATTCACGCAGGTTTACTTTACTTCTTTATCGCTCACGCAGGCTCCGTGTTAATCATGATTGCCTTCTTCTTGATGTGGCGTGAAAGTGGTAGCCTTGATTTTGATTCATTCCGTCAACTCTCTCTTTCACCTGCAATGGCCTCTGTAGTGTTCTTACTGGGTTTCTTTGGTTTTGGTGCCAAAGCAGGTATGTTGCCATTACACAGTTGGTTACCAAAAGCTCACCCTGCAGCGCCTTCACACGCATCGGCATTAATGTCAGGTGTAATGGTTAAAATTGGTATCTTTGGGATAATCAAAGTCGGTATCGATTTATTAGGTGCCACCGAAATGTGGTGGGGCATTGTTGTTCTTGGGTTTGGTGCTGTTTCTTCTGTATTAGGTGTTATGTACGCCTTAGCAGAGCATGATTTAAAACGCTTACTCGCATGGCACACCGTTGAAAACATCGGCATCATTTTAATGGGTGTGGGTGTTGGCATGGTAGGAATGGCAACTGATCATCCTGTTATAGCAGCACTTGGTCTGTTAGGTGCTTTATATCACTTATTAAACCATGCGGTGTTCAAAGGATTATTATTCCTTGGTGCAGGTGCCATTATTAACCAAATTCACACTCGTGATATGGATAAGATGGGGGGCTTAGCAAAACTAATGCCTTATACCGCAACAGCCTTTCTAATTGGTTGTATGGCGATTTCAGCGTTACCACCATTAAATGGTTTTGTTAGTGAATGGTATACCTATCAATCTCTTTTCTCGATGAGTTACGAAGGTAACTTTGTAATGCGCTTAAGTGGCCCAATTGCCATTATTATGTTAGCAATTACAGGGGCATTAGCGGCAATGTGTTTCGTTAAGGTCTATGGTGTTAGTTTCTGTGGTGGCCCGCGTAGCGAACAAGCAACAAAAGCGAAAGAAGTGCCTTTACCAATGACGATTGCAATGGGTTTATTAGCACTTTTCTGTGTTGTGTTAGGTGTGGGGGCTGCTTTTGTTGCGCCAATTATTGCAAATATTGCAATGTCACTTAGCGAAACCAGCGCATTAACCGTGACTCAAGGCGCAATGCTTGTTCCTGATACCGCATCACAAGCAATGTTCTCTCCAGCATTAACATTTGTTTTATTAATTGCCTTACCGCTTATCCCATTCCTGATTTATCTCGGCCTGAAAGGCAATCAACCTGCGTTTCGTCGTAAAGGTGATCCTTGGGCGTGTGGTTATGTATGGGAAAAAGACATGGCAGTGTCAGCAGGTGGCTTTACTCAAGCGTTACGTAGTATGTTTGCACCACTTTATCGTATGCGTAAACAACTTGATCCATCTCCATTGCTGTCTCGTGGTTTTAATAAAACACAGCTCGGTGCTGAAAAGGTCGAACCATTCTGGGATGAACGCATTATTTATCCTCTGGTTCGTGGTATCCAACGCTTTGCAAAACGTATCCAATGCCTACAAGGTGGGGATTTCAGACTCTATTGTCTCTACGTTGTCGCAGCGCTGGTCATCTTGCTTTTAGTCATCGCAGCGTAA
- the hyfC gene encoding hydrogenase-4 component C: protein MTFQEAPTLMMGIFALIQALFLLAITPLCTGISRTIRAKMHSRRGPGILQDYRDIFKLFKRQSVAPEQSGVIFQVMPYVLLGSMLVVAMALPVFTATSLFAGAADLIALIYLFALYRFFFSLSGLDSGSPFAGIGASRELTLGVLVEPILVLSLIVVALIVGSTNVGTISATLAQGWVSPTATLLALLACAFAAFIEMGKMPFDVAEAEQELQEGPLTEYSGSGFAMVKLGLGLKQVVVAELFLAIFIPFGKATEFTFIALIIALVLMAVKLLVVFVLASLVENSLARGRFLLTHHVTWLGFGVAALALVFYLTGL from the coding sequence ATGACTTTCCAAGAAGCACCTACGTTAATGATGGGAATATTCGCACTAATACAAGCACTCTTTTTGCTGGCGATAACCCCATTATGTACAGGTATTTCGCGCACAATTCGTGCCAAGATGCATTCGCGTCGAGGCCCTGGAATTTTGCAAGATTATCGAGATATCTTTAAATTATTTAAACGCCAATCAGTAGCGCCTGAGCAATCTGGTGTGATTTTCCAAGTGATGCCGTATGTGTTACTCGGAAGTATGTTAGTGGTTGCTATGGCACTGCCCGTCTTTACTGCAACATCACTGTTTGCGGGTGCGGCTGATCTTATTGCACTGATTTATCTGTTTGCACTTTATCGTTTCTTCTTCTCTTTATCTGGTCTGGATTCAGGAAGTCCATTTGCTGGTATTGGTGCTAGCCGTGAATTAACACTGGGTGTGTTAGTTGAGCCAATTTTAGTGTTATCACTGATTGTGGTGGCTTTGATTGTGGGTTCAACCAACGTTGGCACCATCAGTGCAACACTGGCTCAAGGTTGGGTATCACCTACAGCCACATTGTTAGCCTTATTAGCTTGTGCTTTTGCGGCATTTATCGAAATGGGCAAAATGCCCTTTGACGTTGCTGAAGCTGAACAAGAGTTACAAGAAGGGCCATTAACTGAGTATTCAGGCTCTGGTTTTGCCATGGTGAAATTGGGTCTTGGCTTAAAACAAGTCGTAGTAGCTGAACTGTTCTTAGCCATATTTATTCCTTTCGGTAAAGCAACAGAATTCACCTTCATTGCACTGATCATAGCGTTAGTTTTAATGGCGGTGAAATTGTTAGTGGTGTTTGTATTAGCGTCATTGGTTGAAAACAGTTTAGCGCGTGGTCGCTTCCTGCTAACTCACCATGTGACATGGTTAGGATTCGGTGTTGCAGCACTGGCTCTTGTTTTCTATTTAACTGGTCTATAA
- the hyfF gene encoding hydrogenase 4 subunit F → MNQTTMLTILMFAPLVFSILAFLSPLLKAGARPVVTGIHAIGITVLLIAALGTVADVMSHGEILAAANWVHVDSLGALFLSILGIIGFLTGLYSIGYMSHEVDEGEISVRTLCNYYGFFHLFLFTMLLAITSNNLILMWAAIEATTLSSAFLVGIYGQRSSLEAAWKYIIICSVGVAFGLFGTILVYANAASFMPDPDQAIFWTEVLKYTDQLDPTLMHLAFVFILIGFGTKTGLFPMHAWLPDAHSEAPSPVSALLSAVLLNCALLIIIRYYIIIDAAIGTEFTRNLLLIFGFLSVAIAAFFILIQRDMKRLLAYSSVENMGLIAVALGIGGPIGILAALFHTLNHSLAKALLFCGSGNVLLKYGTRDLNVVKGMFKVMPLSAALFAGGALALGGMPPFNVFISEFMIVVAGLASQHIGLTILLLLLLTIVLGGLVRMVAKTVLGPKPDVVAKGELGILTTLPMVILIALMLLMGTHIPKPVSELLENAANIVMNLDKNESPTYAWPTTLISNQSTSVQEM, encoded by the coding sequence ATGAACCAAACAACCATGTTAACTATTTTAATGTTTGCACCGTTGGTATTTTCAATACTGGCGTTTCTAAGTCCGTTATTAAAAGCGGGTGCGCGTCCTGTTGTGACGGGTATTCATGCTATTGGTATCACCGTATTGTTAATCGCTGCGTTAGGGACTGTGGCAGATGTCATGTCTCATGGCGAAATATTGGCTGCTGCTAATTGGGTTCACGTTGATAGCCTAGGCGCATTATTCCTATCCATCTTAGGCATTATCGGCTTTTTAACGGGGCTTTATTCTATTGGTTATATGAGTCACGAAGTGGATGAGGGTGAAATCTCAGTACGCACTTTGTGTAACTACTATGGATTCTTCCACCTATTTTTATTCACCATGTTATTAGCAATCACGAGTAATAACTTGATCTTAATGTGGGCGGCCATTGAAGCAACAACCCTAAGCTCTGCATTCTTAGTCGGAATTTATGGTCAACGTTCTTCTCTGGAAGCAGCGTGGAAGTACATCATCATTTGTAGTGTGGGTGTGGCGTTTGGTCTTTTCGGTACTATTTTGGTATATGCCAATGCCGCAAGCTTTATGCCTGATCCAGATCAGGCTATCTTCTGGACTGAAGTGTTGAAATATACAGACCAGTTAGATCCAACACTGATGCATTTAGCTTTTGTCTTTATTTTAATCGGTTTTGGTACCAAAACAGGGTTATTCCCTATGCATGCTTGGTTGCCCGATGCGCACAGTGAAGCACCAAGCCCTGTCAGTGCGCTGTTATCGGCGGTGTTACTGAATTGTGCACTATTAATCATCATTCGTTACTACATCATTATTGATGCGGCTATTGGCACCGAGTTCACTCGTAACTTACTGTTAATTTTTGGCTTCCTCTCTGTGGCTATTGCGGCGTTCTTTATTCTTATTCAGCGCGATATGAAGCGTCTTTTAGCGTATTCCAGTGTGGAAAACATGGGATTAATCGCCGTCGCGTTAGGGATTGGCGGACCAATCGGTATTTTGGCTGCTTTATTTCACACCTTAAACCACAGTTTAGCGAAAGCGCTGTTGTTCTGTGGCTCTGGTAACGTGTTATTGAAATACGGTACGCGTGATTTAAATGTCGTGAAAGGCATGTTTAAAGTGATGCCATTAAGTGCAGCCCTTTTTGCTGGTGGTGCGTTAGCGTTAGGGGGCATGCCTCCATTCAACGTCTTTATCAGTGAGTTTATGATTGTTGTGGCAGGTTTAGCTTCTCAACACATCGGTTTAACTATTCTACTATTATTGTTACTAACCATAGTATTAGGTGGTTTAGTTCGTATGGTGGCTAAAACTGTTTTGGGTCCAAAACCTGATGTTGTTGCTAAAGGTGAGCTGGGGATTTTAACCACATTACCAATGGTCATTTTGATTGCCCTTATGCTGTTAATGGGAACTCATATTCCTAAACCTGTCAGCGAGCTGTTAGAAAATGCCGCTAATATCGTGATGAATCTCGATAAAAATGAGTCACCAACTTATGCATGGCCAACAACTTTAATCAGCAATCAATCCACATCAGTTCAGGAGATGTAA
- the kamA gene encoding radical SAM superfamily protein — MAHIVTHNHPTREVWLTQLAQAISDPVELLQLLALEHHADLQKGAQARRLFPLRVPREFVARMKKGDPNDPLLLQVLTANAEFTLTPGFSTDPLDEQQNAVPGLLHKYQNRALLLVKGGCAVNCRYCFRRHFPYEDNKGNKANWQKAIEYIKNNPKLDEIIFSGGDPLMAKDDELDWLITQLEAIPHLKRLRIHSRLPVVIPARVTDVLCQRLQQSRLQNIMVLHTNHANEINDVLREACLKLKKANVTLLNQGVLLRGVNDNAEVLAELSRALFDAGVMPYYLHVLDKVQGAAHFMVPDSEAREIMKGLMSLVSGYMVPKLTREIGGEPSKTLLDLGLRQQ, encoded by the coding sequence ATGGCACACATTGTAACTCATAATCACCCCACCAGAGAAGTCTGGTTAACACAACTCGCGCAGGCAATCAGTGATCCTGTTGAATTACTCCAACTTTTAGCATTGGAACATCACGCTGATCTCCAAAAAGGGGCTCAGGCGCGACGGCTTTTTCCGCTACGGGTTCCCCGTGAATTCGTTGCACGCATGAAAAAAGGCGATCCTAACGATCCATTACTTTTACAAGTATTAACTGCAAATGCTGAATTTACCCTAACACCGGGATTTTCTACGGATCCGTTAGATGAGCAACAAAATGCGGTGCCAGGTTTATTACATAAATATCAGAATCGTGCATTGCTTCTGGTCAAAGGTGGTTGCGCTGTCAATTGTCGCTACTGTTTTCGTCGTCATTTTCCTTACGAAGATAACAAAGGAAACAAAGCGAATTGGCAAAAGGCAATAGAGTATATCAAAAATAACCCAAAACTCGATGAAATCATCTTCTCCGGGGGAGATCCTCTGATGGCAAAAGATGATGAGCTTGATTGGTTAATCACACAATTAGAAGCCATTCCTCATCTTAAACGTTTACGCATCCATTCTCGTTTACCTGTGGTGATTCCTGCTCGTGTCACTGATGTACTATGTCAGCGCTTACAACAATCACGTTTGCAGAATATTATGGTACTGCATACAAATCATGCGAATGAAATTAATGACGTATTACGAGAAGCGTGCTTAAAGCTAAAGAAAGCCAATGTCACTTTATTAAATCAAGGTGTGTTATTGCGAGGTGTTAACGACAACGCTGAAGTTCTCGCAGAATTAAGTCGCGCCCTGTTTGATGCAGGCGTTATGCCTTATTACTTGCATGTTCTAGATAAAGTACAAGGGGCGGCTCACTTTATGGTGCCAGACAGTGAAGCTAGAGAGATTATGAAAGGACTTATGAGCTTAGTATCAGGTTATATGGTACCTAAACTTACTCGTGAAATTGGTGGTGAACCAAGCAAAACATTGTTAGATCTCGGATTACGCCAACAATAA
- the hyfE gene encoding hydrogenase 4 membrane subunit — MTGALIVNNLAGLMMITSLLVIGAKKPIASCWFYALQSFVLVMIFVTLANTLDAHQLTLWAITAFFTKVLLVPLILGFAFRKLSDPSANISVISPALLMLLAAVIVILSWFVVEPIQIPMVVDLKPALAVSLGHFMLGLLCIVTQRNILKQAFGYCLMENGSHLTLALLAWRAPELVEIGIATDAIFAVIVMAVLARKIYRTLNTLNVDQLTALKG; from the coding sequence ATGACTGGAGCACTTATCGTAAACAATTTGGCGGGGTTAATGATGATAACTTCGCTATTGGTCATTGGCGCGAAAAAGCCGATTGCTTCTTGTTGGTTCTATGCATTGCAATCTTTCGTCTTGGTGATGATTTTTGTCACCTTGGCCAATACGTTAGATGCACACCAACTGACTCTGTGGGCAATTACCGCCTTCTTTACTAAAGTTCTGCTTGTGCCACTTATTTTAGGATTTGCATTCCGTAAGTTATCGGATCCTAGTGCGAATATCAGTGTTATTAGCCCTGCACTCTTAATGTTGTTGGCGGCTGTTATCGTCATTCTAAGCTGGTTTGTGGTTGAGCCAATTCAAATACCAATGGTTGTCGATTTGAAACCTGCACTCGCAGTTTCTTTGGGACACTTTATGTTGGGTCTGCTTTGTATCGTGACTCAACGAAATATCCTAAAACAAGCTTTTGGTTACTGCTTAATGGAAAACGGCTCTCACTTAACACTGGCACTATTAGCGTGGAGAGCACCAGAACTAGTCGAAATCGGTATCGCCACTGACGCCATCTTTGCTGTGATTGTAATGGCAGTGTTGGCTCGTAAGATTTACCGCACGCTCAACACACTGAACGTGGATCAACTGACCGCGCTGAAGGGGTGA
- the rpiB gene encoding ribose 5-phosphate isomerase, with protein sequence MENKMIIMGADPSGFELKNTIKSYLSEKNYTIKDLTELGPIGYCDVGDKVGSIISEHPEYIGFVFCGTGMGVSISANKHKNVYCGVCESVTSARFCKIINNCNILAMGGLLITPFKAKMMVDAYLSATFTDGFSEATPEDLQSGLNSMKQVEKRIYKN encoded by the coding sequence ATGGAAAATAAAATGATTATTATGGGGGCAGATCCTTCAGGATTTGAGCTTAAAAACACGATTAAATCTTATTTATCAGAAAAAAACTACACAATAAAAGATCTCACAGAATTAGGCCCTATTGGCTATTGTGATGTAGGTGATAAAGTTGGTTCGATTATTTCTGAACATCCTGAATATATTGGCTTTGTTTTCTGTGGTACAGGAATGGGGGTGAGTATCAGTGCGAATAAACATAAAAATGTTTATTGTGGTGTCTGTGAAAGCGTTACCAGTGCTCGTTTTTGTAAAATTATAAATAACTGTAATATTCTCGCTATGGGAGGATTATTAATTACCCCATTTAAAGCAAAAATGATGGTTGACGCTTATTTATCAGCAACCTTTACAGACGGTTTTTCAGAAGCAACACCGGAAGATTTACAATCTGGCTTAAATTCAATGAAACAAGTAGAAAAGAGAATTTATAAAAATTAA
- the efp gene encoding elongation factor P, which produces MASYNTNDFRSGLKIMLDGEPAVITECEFVKPGKGQAFARVRLRKLISNKLLEKTFKSTDSAEGADVMDINLTYLYNDGEFWHFMNNETFEQLAADEKAVGENAKWLIDQAECIVTLWDNRPIAVIPPNFVELEIVDTDPGLKGDTAGTGGKPATLSTGAVVKVPLFVQIGEVIKVDTRSGEYVSRVK; this is translated from the coding sequence ATGGCTTCTTATAATACCAACGATTTTCGTTCAGGTCTTAAAATCATGTTAGATGGCGAGCCAGCCGTCATTACTGAATGTGAATTTGTTAAACCAGGTAAAGGTCAGGCATTTGCTCGTGTGCGTCTGCGTAAACTGATTTCTAACAAATTACTGGAAAAAACATTTAAATCTACTGATTCAGCAGAAGGTGCTGATGTCATGGATATCAACTTAACTTACCTATACAACGACGGTGAGTTCTGGCATTTCATGAATAACGAAACCTTTGAACAATTAGCCGCAGACGAGAAAGCCGTTGGCGAAAATGCTAAATGGCTCATCGACCAAGCAGAGTGTATCGTAACACTGTGGGATAACCGCCCTATTGCTGTTATTCCACCAAACTTCGTTGAATTAGAAATCGTTGATACTGATCCTGGCCTGAAAGGTGATACTGCGGGTACTGGTGGTAAGCCTGCAACATTAAGTACAGGGGCTGTTGTTAAAGTTCCACTTTTTGTACAAATCGGTGAAGTTATTAAAGTTGATACTCGTTCAGGTGAATACGTATCACGTGTAAAATAA
- a CDS encoding lipoprotein yields the protein MRIKLLLGATALLLAGCSATNTLTTAGSQVQITDTQPGSECQLLGTVTGVQNNWLSGSRTESQSLRGAANDLRNKAAAMGGNVIFNVGTGAGSFVDSFAPLDSKMSGQVYKCQ from the coding sequence ATGCGAATTAAATTGTTATTGGGAGCTACTGCGTTGTTATTAGCGGGCTGTTCTGCAACAAACACATTAACCACTGCGGGCTCACAGGTACAAATCACTGATACGCAACCAGGCAGTGAGTGCCAATTATTAGGAACAGTGACAGGTGTTCAAAATAACTGGTTATCAGGTTCCCGTACTGAAAGTCAATCACTGCGTGGTGCTGCTAATGATTTACGTAATAAAGCAGCGGCAATGGGCGGTAACGTTATTTTTAACGTTGGTACTGGCGCAGGCAGTTTCGTTGATAGCTTTGCACCATTAGATAGCAAAATGAGTGGGCAAGTTTATAAATGCCAATAA
- the hyfA gene encoding hydrogenase-4 component A: MNRFVIAEPQRCIGCNTCMAACSEVHQAVGLQAHPRLTVVKVEDQTAPMLCRHCEDAPCARVCPVNAITHEDNMIFLNESLCIGCKLCGLVCPFGAITPSGSKPVNLPAVFEHFVPEEMLADVPASLPTTNPFLAWNVGVRAIAVKCDLCAFSDEGPACVKVCPTDALHLVEEDKLEEQMKTRRLDSVMEPVTSLDDLSTLTQERK, translated from the coding sequence ATGAATCGCTTTGTAATTGCAGAGCCACAACGATGCATAGGGTGTAATACCTGTATGGCAGCTTGTTCAGAAGTTCACCAAGCTGTGGGGTTACAGGCGCATCCGCGTCTTACAGTGGTAAAAGTGGAGGATCAAACAGCACCGATGCTTTGTCGGCACTGTGAGGATGCTCCTTGTGCTCGCGTGTGCCCAGTCAATGCCATCACTCATGAAGATAATATGATCTTTCTTAATGAGAGCCTGTGTATTGGCTGTAAGTTATGTGGTTTGGTTTGTCCCTTTGGGGCAATTACACCATCAGGCAGTAAGCCCGTTAACTTACCAGCGGTTTTTGAACATTTTGTTCCTGAAGAGATGTTGGCGGATGTGCCAGCAAGCCTTCCAACAACCAACCCATTTCTTGCATGGAATGTGGGTGTCCGTGCTATTGCAGTGAAATGTGATTTATGTGCTTTCTCTGATGAAGGTCCTGCTTGTGTCAAGGTGTGTCCGACAGATGCATTGCATTTAGTTGAAGAAGACAAACTTGAAGAGCAGATGAAAACGCGTCGCTTAGATTCTGTGATGGAACCTGTCACAAGTCTTGACGATTTATCTACTTTGACACAGGAGCGGAAGTAA
- the yhhW_1 gene encoding pirin-like protein — MEHQHDDAVNAPLRITSKMRDVGGIETYRALPDKKQRLIGPWCFLDHLGPTVFNDSIDKLAISPHPHIGLQTFTWMLEGEVLHRDSLGFQQVIRPQQVNLMTAGLGISHSEDSHGDKKEVHLAQLWIVLPNDKRNMPPRFDHYPELPKWQADGADFTLLIGDYQSYNSPVLCLLPMVGMDIMAKHATGISLSLNPKYEYGLFVLTGEMTIKGEIFTANELAYISTQHESSLVIQLSDDTKVLFLGGEPLKENILMWWNFIGRSKEEIQQAITDWNAGSARFGKVVNDERTPLVSPLMP; from the coding sequence GTGGAACATCAACACGATGATGCAGTAAATGCCCCATTACGTATTACCTCTAAAATGCGAGATGTTGGAGGGATTGAAACCTATCGTGCTTTACCTGATAAAAAACAACGTTTAATTGGGCCTTGGTGTTTTCTTGATCATTTAGGCCCTACTGTTTTTAATGACTCTATCGATAAATTAGCCATTTCGCCACATCCCCATATTGGCTTACAAACTTTTACTTGGATGTTAGAAGGGGAAGTTTTACATCGCGATAGTCTCGGTTTTCAGCAAGTTATTCGCCCTCAACAAGTTAATTTGATGACAGCAGGCCTCGGTATTAGCCATTCAGAAGATAGTCACGGCGATAAAAAAGAGGTCCATCTGGCGCAATTATGGATAGTGCTACCAAACGATAAAAGAAATATGCCACCGCGCTTTGATCACTATCCTGAACTACCTAAATGGCAAGCTGATGGCGCTGACTTCACGTTATTAATCGGTGATTATCAAAGCTACAACTCTCCCGTATTATGTTTATTACCCATGGTTGGCATGGATATTATGGCAAAACATGCTACGGGTATTTCCTTATCATTAAATCCTAAATATGAATATGGACTTTTTGTCTTAACGGGCGAAATGACCATTAAAGGTGAAATTTTTACAGCTAATGAACTTGCTTATATTAGTACACAACATGAGTCATCGTTAGTTATTCAATTAAGCGATGATACTAAAGTTCTTTTTTTAGGTGGCGAACCTTTAAAGGAAAATATTTTGATGTGGTGGAATTTTATTGGTCGTAGTAAGGAAGAAATTCAACAAGCAATCACCGATTGGAATGCGGGCAGTGCACGTTTTGGTAAAGTGGTTAATGATGAAAGAACACCACTGGTATCGCCTTTAATGCCTTAA
- the hyfD gene encoding hydrogenase 4 subunit D, translating to MENIALATLLIPFAGALITSLMPNRMAKWLCTLFALLATLGTVALGWQFLAEGKVDTTITLVQYGDIALFGFTIDRVSTLIAFAVVFLGLLVSLYSTGYLTDGNREHPHEGTRRYYAFLLIFIGAMAGLVLSSTILGQLLFFEITGGCSWGLIGYYQSEKSLRSAMKALLITHVASIGLYLAAATLFVSTGTFELTAIATLDEPTKLIVFGGILFAAWGKSAQLPLQAWLPDAMEAPTPVSAYLHAASMVKVGVYIFARAIMSADGDVPHLIGWVGITMAVITLIYGFMMYLPQKDMKRLLAWSTITQLSYIFLALSISIFGPREAFEGGIAYIFNHAFAKSLFFLVAGALSYSCGTRMLPRLKGLINKYPLLGVGFCVAALAIAGVPPLNGFFSKFPIFAAGFELSSIFWVMTPIMVLVLIESVASFTWFIYWFGRVVPGKLSKEVEEGQPVPMAMQIVIGILIIMSFASSVIAVTWLG from the coding sequence ATGGAAAATATAGCTCTTGCGACCTTACTCATCCCATTTGCGGGGGCGCTGATTACGTCCTTAATGCCAAATCGGATGGCGAAGTGGTTATGTACACTGTTCGCTTTATTAGCCACATTAGGAACGGTTGCTTTAGGTTGGCAGTTTCTCGCTGAAGGTAAAGTCGATACGACAATTACGCTAGTACAATATGGTGATATTGCACTCTTTGGTTTTACCATTGACCGTGTGAGTACCTTGATTGCTTTCGCTGTTGTGTTCTTAGGATTACTGGTGAGTTTATACTCCACGGGTTATCTGACTGATGGCAACCGTGAGCATCCTCATGAAGGGACTCGTCGCTATTATGCCTTCCTGCTGATCTTTATTGGTGCGATGGCAGGTCTAGTGCTTTCATCAACTATCTTGGGCCAACTCCTGTTTTTCGAAATCACAGGGGGTTGTTCTTGGGGATTAATCGGTTACTACCAATCTGAAAAATCACTCCGCTCAGCAATGAAGGCATTATTGATCACTCACGTTGCTTCAATCGGTCTTTATCTTGCGGCTGCAACCTTATTTGTCAGTACGGGTACATTTGAATTAACCGCCATTGCAACCTTAGATGAACCAACCAAACTGATTGTGTTTGGCGGTATTCTCTTTGCGGCTTGGGGGAAATCAGCTCAATTACCGCTACAAGCTTGGTTACCTGATGCAATGGAAGCTCCAACCCCTGTAAGTGCTTACTTACATGCAGCATCAATGGTGAAAGTCGGTGTTTATATCTTTGCTCGTGCAATTATGTCAGCAGATGGTGATGTTCCTCATCTTATTGGATGGGTAGGTATTACCATGGCAGTAATCACGCTGATTTATGGCTTTATGATGTATCTGCCACAAAAAGATATGAAACGCCTATTAGCATGGTCAACGATTACTCAGCTCTCTTATATCTTTCTCGCATTATCTATCTCTATCTTTGGACCACGCGAAGCGTTTGAAGGCGGTATTGCTTATATCTTTAACCATGCCTTCGCTAAAAGCTTGTTCTTCTTAGTTGCGGGTGCGTTGAGTTATAGCTGTGGTACTCGTATGTTGCCTCGCTTAAAAGGGCTAATTAATAAATATCCATTATTGGGCGTGGGTTTTTGTGTTGCTGCGCTGGCAATTGCAGGTGTTCCACCACTTAATGGCTTCTTTAGTAAATTCCCAATTTTTGCCGCAGGCTTTGAATTGTCGAGTATTTTCTGGGTGATGACACCAATTATGGTGCTAGTGTTGATTGAATCTGTGGCTAGCTTCACTTGGTTTATCTACTGGTTTGGTCGTGTTGTGCCGGGCAAACTCAGTAAAGAGGTTGAGGAAGGACAGCCAGTTCCTATGGCAATGCAAATTGTCATTGGAATACTGATTATTATGTCCTTTGCATCCAGTGTTATCGCAGTCACTTGGCTAGGATAA